ACAATCACTTGTCAAATCATAATCTGGATTATAAATAGAATTTTCATATGCATTTGATAAAAAATAAAAAGTGGATTTTAATCCCACCTTTTCAACTTCGTCCATAATCCATTCAAATGAGTTTGAAGGATCTTGTTTTAAATCTCCATTATTAAATTTATGAAATGAAAGTAACTTATTGTAAAATTCTTTTAAAGATTTTTGATTTATAGCGTTTTTAACTGCACTTTTAAATATTTGACTTATATTTTTATTATAATAACTAAAAGCAAAATCAATATCGTGAGATATATTAATAGAAAAATCTCTAACTCTTTGTGGAATAGAGTTATCTAAATAAAGCATTAATGAATAAAGTAATTCTGCATATTCATTTATTATAGGTCTTCTATGTATCTGATATTTAAATAAATAAGAATCTTTTAAAGAAAATCTATCATATTCATCTCGTTTTTGATTAATTACTTCTTCGTATTGCACTAAATAAAAATAAGCGATAGATGGAATATCAAAATTTATTTTTATTTTTTTTTCAGAAATATAATCAATAAATAAAGAGTTTTTTTTGTTATATAAAATAGGTATATTTTTAAAATACGAATGTATTGAAACTTTAAAATCTGAAATTGGAATAAATTCAATTTTTGGTGGAAAATGGTTTACAAAATTTTCAAAATTATCTAAAATAGAAATTTCTGTATTATTATTTAAAATTAATTTTGTAAACTGTACATTTGCATCCTCTTCCAAAATAAACTCAATATCATAATTCAACATATTTTTTAAGATCTGAGTCCATACATATTTTTTTTCAAACACGCGATTTGAACTTATTATAACTTTAATACTATATAACATAAACTACTCTTAATATTAGCGAACTAATGATTTTAAATTATAAAAAAACTTAGCTTTTTTACTTAATTTCCTAGCAACATAATAAACAGTTGGTTCTCCACCAAATCCTCTAATAAAAGATTCAACTTCTTTTAAAATTGATCCTTCAAAATCAAAATTTTTATTTTCAATGATAGCAAATTTTAGCGACTCCCATAATAAAAAACTTAATGATTGCATTTTTCTACCTTCCTGATTTGCTCCTCCAAGAAGATAATAAATTGAATGCTCATCCCATACTAAAAATACAGCTGCATTAAAATCTGAAGACGCTTTATCTTTTGCAAAAAGGATTTTACACTTTTGCTTTTGAGACAAACTAGAATAAATATGTTTAAGGAGGCTAATATTTATAAAATTTGAGACATTTTTTCTAATTAAATTTGATGATATAATATTATATAATGAATTTATATCTTCACAAGTAACTGACTCTAGCTGCAATTGAGAATTTTTTATAATATTTCTTGTAGTTTTAGAAAGATAATTTTTCCACAACTGGTCTTCTGTTATTTTTGAACAATTTAAAATATAAGTATATCTAGGAATTAAAGTAAATTCTTTCCATATAAATGGATGAATAAATGGAAAACTATGATGTAGTGGTAATTCAATAATATCTGCTTTGGGTAATTCATTAATTAATTTTGTCAAAATATCAAATTCAAAACTCAATTTTGTAGATATTTTTTCTGCTGAGTTTTTTTTAATCCAAGGTCCAACATAGGGAGTTAATGGAGGTGAACTAATTTTAGTAAAAATACCGTATTTTTTTTCTAATAAAAAAGGTAATCTAGCTAAAGTCTCATTTTTATTTTTTATTTCTACAAAATTCCATGAACTATTTTCACAAATAGCATTAAACCAATCTGAAGAATCAAAAATAGAGCAGTATAATTCTTTAATTTCAGCTACTTTTTCATTCATATTTATTCCAAATTTTTAAAAATTCATTGTAAACATATTTAGGTTGTAATTCATGCATACATTTAACATTGTATTGACATGTAAGATAAGCTTCTTTTTCCGACTTTAAAAAAGAACCAGAAGTACATGGGGAACAAGGTAAATTAAGAGAGACAAATTGTGTGTTAACACCGATTTGACGAGATACAGCAAATGCAGTTGGCCCCCAAAGAACTAACGTATTTTTTGATAATGAACTACTTAAATGTGTAATTCCACTATCAGATCCTATAACTACTGATGAATTAGCTAAAATACCCATTAAGTCTGAAATATTTGTTTTACCAATTAAATTTAAAACGCCTTCAAATTTATTAAAATCATTACTTTCTTCATTTTTATCACCAACTAAAATAATTTTAAAATTTTTACTAATTTCAGTTATTAGAAATAACCAATTTTGAATAGGCCATCTTTTTGGAGTCAAAGTATTATTTGCTGCTCCTACTTGAATTGTTACAAACCTATCAGGTAAATTAAATTTTTGCTTCATTTCATTAGATAATTTTAAAATATGATTATTAGCAAAAGCTGGATTTAATATTAATTTATTTTCAGTAAAATTAAAAAATGTTAATAATGATAAATTATTTATAACTTGATGAATAGAAAACTTAAAATCATACGTTTTAATTCTTAAAAAAGTTAAAATATAACGAAATATAATATTACTAAATTTAGATTTAAAAACGAAATGAGTTATAAATTTTTCCCTAAAATATATCCTCTTAAAATATAAACCAATTAATTTTATTAAACTTATGCCACCAAACTTAGGATTAATTATAAAATCAAATTTAATATTTGGAATATCATTATAAATACAATTTGCATGGCTTGATAAAACATCTCCTGATCCATATTTATTATCAGTTACAATAAAAATACAAGAATCTGGAAAATTTCTTTTAAGGGTTAATATTATTGGAATTAGCATAACTGCATCACCAATTCCAGTATAAGCAAATATTAAAATATTTTTTGATTTCATTTATTAATTCTCATTTCAAAGAAAACAAAAAAGGAGTTTTATATCAATTTTAATTCATTGTATTTATTTTTCAAATATTCTTCAACATGTAAAATAGATGCCATTCCCATATTTGTAATTGCCTCAATCGAATTACCACCAATATGAGGAGTGAGATACAAATTAGGCATATTTTTATACTTTGAAGTATCATATGGCTCGTGAGGAAAAACATCACAAGCTAATCCCCCAATTTTCTTATTTATAACAGCATCACAACAAGATTCAATATCAATTATTTCTCCTCTTGCAGTATTAATTATAAGAGCATCTGGTTTTAATAATTTAATTTCATTATTACTTAACATAAATTTTGTTGAAGGATTTAAAGGAACATGAAATGAAATAATATCGCAATTTTTTAAAATATCTTCATAACCTCTGTAAGTTATTCCTAAGTCTTTTTCTATTTCACTTTTATCTATTACATCACTATAATATATATCATTTAATCCTATTGCTTTTAATTTTTTTGCCAGAAGTGTTCCGATGTTACCTAATCCTACAATTCCAAACTTGCAATTAATTAATTCTTTTCCGCCGTTTTTAACCCATTGCCCAGCACTAAGAAGATTCATTGAATTAAACACATTTCTACTATGTCCCAAAGAAAATGTCATAACTAATTCAACAACAGAATTTTTATTTACTCCACTAGACACACCTAACTTAACATCATATTTATTAATTATATTAAGATCAATATTATCTAGTCCAACTCCGTATTTACTTATTAATTTTAGTTGTGGATTTTTATCTAAAATTTGATCATTTATTTTCTCAAGTCCTACTATAACAGCTTCGGCTTTAATAGAGTTTAAATAATTTGCAAGAATTTCAGAACTAGCCTGTCTTTCTTCTTGATAGTAATGAACTTCAACAGGTAATTTCTGTAAAGCTTCTCTTAAATATTTATTTTTTGAAAAAGACGGTGAAGTTACAGCAACTACTAAATTATTCATTATATATATCTCTTTACTAATTCACATTTTTTAAGCATGAATTCAACTCTAATGACATCATTCAAAACATCTACAGGATAAGACTCATCATCTATTTGAGGGCAATATATTTTGTAACCATTTTCAAGCACTCTTAACATATCAACCGATTCTATTTCTTCAAGTTCAGTAACAGGTAATGCACTATATAAATCTAAAAATTTTCTTTCAAAGGGAATCACACAAATCTGTTTGTAAGGTTTTATTGAAATTGAACCTGAACATTTTGCAGGACTTGGAATAGGAGAACGACTAAAATAAAGAGCATTTTCGTTTTTATCACAAACAACTTTTACGCAATTAGGAGATTGAAATTCATCTTCATCTTTTATGATTGAACGTAAATTTACGATATTTGAATTTGTAGAAATAATTGAACTTACCGCTAATTTTAGCATTTCAAACGTAACGAGAGGCTCATCTCCTTGTACCATAGTTACGTAATTAAAGGATAAATTATTTTCACTTTCAATAATATTTGTTGCTTCTTGGACTCTATCAGAAGCTCTTTCATGTTTAGAAGATGTCATAACTACCTGAATATTATTTTTTTTACAAAATTCTACAATTTCATTATCACAAGTTGCTACGTAAACTTGATCAAATACATTGCTTAATATACAGCGCTTTGCAACATGACCTATCATTGGGTAACCCATTATTGGATACAATGGTTTTCCTGGAAATCTGGAACTATTCATTCTTGCTGGTATAACACATAAATGCATTTTACTACCTCTATCTTTTTATTTTTCTTAATTGATTTTGAACATTATGACCTAAAAATAAGGTATCAATACTGAATGCTAAAAAATTATATCCATTTTCAATATTTGATTCTAAAATTGATGAATCAGGCTGAATTATATGCATACCTAGTTTTTTTGAAGCTAATAATGCTTTTTTTTCAACTATTTTTATACACTCAAGAAGCCTTGGGTGATCAAGTTGCCCAGGAATGCCTAATGAAGAGCTTAAATCATAGGGGCCAATAAAAACGCCAGCAATTTCTTGCACAGAAAGAATTTCATCAATTTCTTCAACAGCATTTACATGCTCTACTTGAACAATTAAGTCTAATTCATGAATATTTTTATTATAGTGAGAATTAAAGTCAAATCCAAATTTGTGAGCCCTTGCTAATCCAACACTCCTTTTACCTTTTGGAGGATAAAAACAATGCTGAACAGCTTCCATTGCTTCCTTCTTTGAATTTACCATAGGAATAATTATGCCATCTGGACCAGCATCTAAAGGAAACTTGGTATGGTAATGGGAGTTTAAGGGAACTCTCACATAAGCTTTTTTACCTTTTCCTTGAATGATTTGAATAGCATTTTGCAACTCTAAGTAAGAAACTGGTGAATGCTCTAAATCTATACATAACCAATCAAAATCAAACGAAGACATTAACTCTACAATTGTTGGATGTGGAACAGTAATCCAAGACCCAACACTTACTTTTGTTTTCCCTATTGAATTTTCCATTGATGTATAGATCCTTTTATTTATTAATTTAAAAAATGATATTTACAATATAATAATGATTAATATTTATAATTTTTGATTAATAAATATAGTTTCTATAATTGCATGAATTAATGCTTCATGACCAACTTCAACTATCCCATATAATTGAGAATTTAAATAAAAAGAGATATCAGAATAAGTATTCCATAATTTGTTTTCATTTGAAAAACCAGATAACGATATAACTTTCATATCTTTACTTTTTGCCAATTGAACACAAGAAAGTATATTTTGAGAATTACCCGAACTAGAAATTGCAATAAGAATATCATTAGGCTCAGCCATTAAATTTAATGGTTTAGAATAGACATTTTCATATCCAAAATCATTTGCCATACAAGTAATTAATGCGGGATCATTTAAGAACAAAGATTTTATTTTTAATTTATTCATTAAGTCTTGTGAAAGATGCGAACACATTGCTGCACTACCACCATTTCCAACCCACCAAACCCTATTTCCGGAAGCTTTTACTTTTTCAAATAAATTTAAGCAATAAAGATAAGACTCATCAAATGAACTAATGTTTCCTTCTATTTTAGTTTCTACTTTATTTAAAACAGTTGACAAACAATTCATCCATTCACTTGGTTTATTAATATTGAAATTTTTCTGATTCATATAGATTTTTCCTTATTTATTTTAGCATATGACTAACAGTTCTAATTAAATCAATCTTATTCACTGAAGATTTATTTCCAATAATTTTGGTTTTAAGTCCTGCAAAACAATTTCCAATAAAAGGAATTATTTTTTCATCGACATTTAATTTAACTAATAATGTTGTAATCGCTAAATAAGCATCTCCTGCACCAGTTGTATCTATTGTCGAATCTTTAATAAATGTTGGACAATAAAATCTATCTTGAGATTTATTTAAATATAGACTTCCAGCAGTTCCTAATGTAATAGAATGAGTAGATTGTAAATTATTTTGTACAATTTTTTCAGCTAATACCTCTACATCACTTAAACGATCATGCGTTCCAATACGACATTCATTCTCATCTATTGACAAGTAGTCATACCTTTTATGTTTTGTAAATGGATTAAAACCAAAGTTACTTGAATTTGTTTGAACATTTAGTGCTACAAATGTTTTTATAGAAGATAAAGACTCCAATAATTTCCCTTCAAACAATCCATGACCAAAATCTGCAATTAATACAATATCAAAATTACTTGCTTCACTTCTAATAAACTCACAAATTTCATTTACAGAATTATTTGCCCACATATTATTAGAAATATTTGTGATTTCAAAAATTTTCTGTTGCTTAAAATGAGATAAATACCTTGATTTGCGAGGCGTGATAAAGTCATTATATTTAAAATCATATAATTTAATTTTTTTATCAAGAGAAGTGTCAAGAAGCTTATTAAAATAAGCTTCATTTCCATTAGGAATTGCTAATGAAACTTTACAATTAAGAGCAGCTAAATGATTTGCAATAGCTAGAGTACCACCAGCATAATCTTCTTGATATAAATATCTTGCAGAAATAGATGGACTTTTAGAAGATACGCCTTCGGCTTTACAAAATATATATGTATCCACTATGGGTTCACCAATAACAAGCACATTTAAATTTGAAAATTCTTGTAAAATCTTTTCAAATGAGGAGGGATTTAATAATTTTTTTATGGACTCAATGGCATTTATTTGATTCAAATCAAATGGATTAAAATATGAATTTATTAATTCCGTAGAGCTCATTGTATCGTCTTCTGTGAACACCATACTTCCTGAAACATGCTTAATTGCTGCTTCTTCCTCAAATATTTTGCCCGTAATGTCTTTTTCTTGATCAATATAATCGGGTCCTTTGACATAAAAATCAGGTCTCAGCTCAAGAATAGGATTCACCGCTGTCGCTGAGTTATTTAGACAAACATAATCAACAAAATCAATTGATGACAATATTTCAACTCGTTGAGCTGATGAGTAGCGAGGTCTACCAGGACCTTTATTTACAAATTCATCAGGAGTAACTGTTACCACTAAAATGTCACCAAACTTTTTTGCAGATCTCAAATGTAATAAATGTCCAAAATGAAACAAATCAAAAGTTCCATGGCAATGAACAATTTTAGATTCACTATGTTTTGCTTTTAAAGAAGAAAGATCATTGTAAAGAATTTTTTTTGCCATTTAAATATCACCTTAGCTTAATAGAGAATTATTTTAAAATATCATTTCCATATTTATTTAAAAAATCAGAAGAGCAAACTCCTACCATATGTCTAATAGGATGATCCAAAGGAAATTTATTTTTAAATTTCCTTTGATTTTCATCAAATTCATCATTAAATTTTTTATTTTTTATCCTAATTAACAATTCTTTAACCCCTGCTAAAATATCTTCCGATGCACTTTCTTCAGGTATCATATCATTCCATTTATAAAATTGGCTATTTTGAAACCTATCAGCCGATATCAATTTTAAAACACCACAATCATTAATCCATTCTTTCATTTGAAATATTTTTGATAGACTCAAAATATCTCCCTTCGAATTTTTTATCAAAGATGGCACGATTACACAGTTTTCTGCGTTTGGCCCCTCACCCAAGGGAATAAAATTATGATACAATATTGGTTTACCAAAATTCAATGGCGCAAATGCAATTCCACTAGATCCCATTATAGAAAATTCGACCTTGTAGTGTAAATAAATATCTAAAAATTCTCTGTCTTTAATATTAAAGTTTTGCATACTTATTATATTACTATCTTGAGAAATTTCATTTTCATCAAAATGTCCGCAGCGAATTATTTTATAATTTAATCCTTGAAGATATTTAATAGTTGGTAACAAATTTGCAAAAGAGCTCATACGGTAAGTATCATGAGTAAAATGACACTTTCTTATTTTTTCCCAGTAGTAATTATCACGATTATTAACGGATACCAGACGATCGGATTCTGAAATACCCATTTTTTTTAATAAAATTTTACCCCTATTTTTTTCTTCTTCGGTAAATTTAAACAAAGAATTGAGATGGGAGTTATATATAATTCCATTTTTAATTAACTTATTTACAAGTAATATTTTTCTTTTTTTTAATAAAAAATTATTTGAGCTAATAATTAAATTAAACATAACAGGATCTTTTTGAATATTAAAACTTCTACTTATGAGATCAAAATAAAAGTTATTACAACTTACTCCATCATTAATTATCAAGACGAGATCATTTTTAGGATCAATATTGTTTGCCACACATTTTCGATAATATATATTCGAATATAGGATAAAAGGACCAATTGCATCGAATGGCAAAATTGCAATAAATTTATCATTATATTTTTTTTCATATAAATTTACCAACTTAAAATAGTTAATAAGTTTTCCAAAATAATTGAATATATAATCTAAAAAATATTTGTAAAATAATTTAATTCTATATTTTAATTTAACTAACATTAATTTGCTCCAATAAGTAATCATAAGCCATTTTTAATTCATTAAAACAAATATAATCTAAACGGGACCAATTACACTTATTGCCTATAAAACTTTCTATTCTAATAAATTTTATTTCATTTTTATTCGCTGCTAGCATATCAGAAGGCGTATCCCCTATAAAAATAATATCATTATTTTTATATTTTTTATCCATCATAATTTTTTTTAATACTTGTGATTTAGAAGAACCAGAAAACATTTCACTTCCAAAAATTTCCTCTATTACTTCACTTGTATCTCCAATATATTTTTTAATTTCATTTATGGGAGCCATAGAGACTATATAGAGATTTATATTTTTAGATTTTAACATGGTTAACATTTTTTTTACTTCATAAGAAAATGTTAACGAAGAAGTATTTAAATCTAATATTATTTGAAACTGGGTTAATAATTGTTCTTTAGTATATGAATATTTATTTATTTCTTTCAAAATCCAATCACAAATATCGCCTCTAGTGGCACCCATCAAATCTGAATTTAATTTTTCACATAATTTCAAAGATAAACCAGATTGAGCAAATTCAGCTAATTCCAGCATTGAATCATATTTTGCCTTTGTTGTTTCTATTAACACACCATCAAAATCAAAAATTATACATTTCATAATTAAACTTTTGCAATAATTGTTACTGGAGCGCCATCTCCATTTTCAATTCTTAAAGGAAGGCTAACTACTATAGAAGGAGTTTTTTGACACAATGGCTCAAAATTCGCATCTTCAATTATAAGTATTGGATTATCATTTTTTAAAAACTCTTGATGAACCTTTCTTCCCAATTGGCGGTTAGAAAATGAAGAAATAGATATAAAATCAAGCGCTATAGTGGTTAAAAATGGGAAACGAGTTCTCAAAAATGCAGCAACTCCTTCAGAAACAGGAACTCCTATTGTTGAGTAACGAATATCATTATTTCTAAAACGTGAAATTCCAGTTCTAATTAAAAGTAACGTTATGTTATTTGAAATAAAATTAATATTACCTTTAATTTTTTCAACATCTAAAGTATCACCAAAATTTAAGTTTAAATTAATGAAGCCTATGTCATTATGTATAAATGAATTTGGTTGATAATCGGTTACAATTTTACCAAAATGATCGAAATGATTTGGAAAATCATAATGAGTTCCTATATGATTTGATGCTGTAAATTCATATGAATTACAAGAATCTCCTAATTCCATATTTCGAATTCTTGTCAACTGAATTCTTTTACCTTCCCCATAAGGT
The genomic region above belongs to Silvanigrella paludirubra and contains:
- a CDS encoding DUF7033 domain-containing protein — its product is MLYSIKVIISSNRVFEKKYVWTQILKNMLNYDIEFILEEDANVQFTKLILNNNTEISILDNFENFVNHFPPKIEFIPISDFKVSIHSYFKNIPILYNKKNSLFIDYISEKKIKINFDIPSIAYFYLVQYEEVINQKRDEYDRFSLKDSYLFKYQIHRRPIINEYAELLYSLMLYLDNSIPQRVRDFSINISHDIDFAFSYYNKNISQIFKSAVKNAINQKSLKEFYNKLLSFHKFNNGDLKQDPSNSFEWIMDEVEKVGLKSTFYFLSNAYENSIYNPDYDLTSDCIRNVLLSINKRGHKIGLHGGFPTYNCELNFQNELTNLTHNLKKINIQLENLLVRQHWLKFKSGLTHEIMNNCGISDDSTLGFVEDVGFRSGICQSYDIFSWKNKISLNMTETPLHVMEGSVFDSYGLNLGVTFKAYDVINDVKSIVKFYGGTFTILWHNTYLNSQVSKELFIETIK
- a CDS encoding glycosyltransferase family 9 protein; the protein is MKSKNILIFAYTGIGDAVMLIPIILTLKRNFPDSCIFIVTDNKYGSGDVLSSHANCIYNDIPNIKFDFIINPKFGGISLIKLIGLYFKRIYFREKFITHFVFKSKFSNIIFRYILTFLRIKTYDFKFSIHQVINNLSLLTFFNFTENKLILNPAFANNHILKLSNEMKQKFNLPDRFVTIQVGAANNTLTPKRWPIQNWLFLITEISKNFKIILVGDKNEESNDFNKFEGVLNLIGKTNISDLMGILANSSVVIGSDSGITHLSSSLSKNTLVLWGPTAFAVSRQIGVNTQFVSLNLPCSPCTSGSFLKSEKEAYLTCQYNVKCMHELQPKYVYNEFLKIWNKYE
- a CDS encoding NAD(P)-dependent oxidoreductase; amino-acid sequence: MNNLVVAVTSPSFSKNKYLREALQKLPVEVHYYQEERQASSEILANYLNSIKAEAVIVGLEKINDQILDKNPQLKLISKYGVGLDNIDLNIINKYDVKLGVSSGVNKNSVVELVMTFSLGHSRNVFNSMNLLSAGQWVKNGGKELINCKFGIVGLGNIGTLLAKKLKAIGLNDIYYSDVIDKSEIEKDLGITYRGYEDILKNCDIISFHVPLNPSTKFMLSNNEIKLLKPDALIINTARGEIIDIESCCDAVINKKIGGLACDVFPHEPYDTSKYKNMPNLYLTPHIGGNSIEAITNMGMASILHVEEYLKNKYNELKLI
- the kdsB gene encoding 3-deoxy-manno-octulosonate cytidylyltransferase, with the protein product MHLCVIPARMNSSRFPGKPLYPIMGYPMIGHVAKRCILSNVFDQVYVATCDNEIVEFCKKNNIQVVMTSSKHERASDRVQEATNIIESENNLSFNYVTMVQGDEPLVTFEMLKLAVSSIISTNSNIVNLRSIIKDEDEFQSPNCVKVVCDKNENALYFSRSPIPSPAKCSGSISIKPYKQICVIPFERKFLDLYSALPVTELEEIESVDMLRVLENGYKIYCPQIDDESYPVDVLNDVIRVEFMLKKCELVKRYI
- a CDS encoding HpcH/HpaI aldolase family protein, which codes for MENSIGKTKVSVGSWITVPHPTIVELMSSFDFDWLCIDLEHSPVSYLELQNAIQIIQGKGKKAYVRVPLNSHYHTKFPLDAGPDGIIIPMVNSKKEAMEAVQHCFYPPKGKRSVGLARAHKFGFDFNSHYNKNIHELDLIVQVEHVNAVEEIDEILSVQEIAGVFIGPYDLSSSLGIPGQLDHPRLLECIKIVEKKALLASKKLGMHIIQPDSSILESNIENGYNFLAFSIDTLFLGHNVQNQLRKIKR
- a CDS encoding SIS domain-containing protein codes for the protein MNQKNFNINKPSEWMNCLSTVLNKVETKIEGNISSFDESYLYCLNLFEKVKASGNRVWWVGNGGSAAMCSHLSQDLMNKLKIKSLFLNDPALITCMANDFGYENVYSKPLNLMAEPNDILIAISSSGNSQNILSCVQLAKSKDMKVISLSGFSNENKLWNTYSDISFYLNSQLYGIVEVGHEALIHAIIETIFINQKL
- a CDS encoding PfkB family carbohydrate kinase; this translates as MAKKILYNDLSSLKAKHSESKIVHCHGTFDLFHFGHLLHLRSAKKFGDILVVTVTPDEFVNKGPGRPRYSSAQRVEILSSIDFVDYVCLNNSATAVNPILELRPDFYVKGPDYIDQEKDITGKIFEEEAAIKHVSGSMVFTEDDTMSSTELINSYFNPFDLNQINAIESIKKLLNPSSFEKILQEFSNLNVLVIGEPIVDTYIFCKAEGVSSKSPSISARYLYQEDYAGGTLAIANHLAALNCKVSLAIPNGNEAYFNKLLDTSLDKKIKLYDFKYNDFITPRKSRYLSHFKQQKIFEITNISNNMWANNSVNEICEFIRSEASNFDIVLIADFGHGLFEGKLLESLSSIKTFVALNVQTNSSNFGFNPFTKHKRYDYLSIDENECRIGTHDRLSDVEVLAEKIVQNNLQSTHSITLGTAGSLYLNKSQDRFYCPTFIKDSTIDTTGAGDAYLAITTLLVKLNVDEKIIPFIGNCFAGLKTKIIGNKSSVNKIDLIRTVSHMLK
- a CDS encoding TIGR04372 family glycosyltransferase — translated: MLVKLKYRIKLFYKYFLDYIFNYFGKLINYFKLVNLYEKKYNDKFIAILPFDAIGPFILYSNIYYRKCVANNIDPKNDLVLIINDGVSCNNFYFDLISRSFNIQKDPVMFNLIISSNNFLLKKRKILLVNKLIKNGIIYNSHLNSLFKFTEEEKNRGKILLKKMGISESDRLVSVNNRDNYYWEKIRKCHFTHDTYRMSSFANLLPTIKYLQGLNYKIIRCGHFDENEISQDSNIISMQNFNIKDREFLDIYLHYKVEFSIMGSSGIAFAPLNFGKPILYHNFIPLGEGPNAENCVIVPSLIKNSKGDILSLSKIFQMKEWINDCGVLKLISADRFQNSQFYKWNDMIPEESASEDILAGVKELLIRIKNKKFNDEFDENQRKFKNKFPLDHPIRHMVGVCSSDFLNKYGNDILK
- a CDS encoding HAD family hydrolase; amino-acid sequence: MKCIIFDFDGVLIETTKAKYDSMLELAEFAQSGLSLKLCEKLNSDLMGATRGDICDWILKEINKYSYTKEQLLTQFQIILDLNTSSLTFSYEVKKMLTMLKSKNINLYIVSMAPINEIKKYIGDTSEVIEEIFGSEMFSGSSKSQVLKKIMMDKKYKNNDIIFIGDTPSDMLAANKNEIKFIRIESFIGNKCNWSRLDYICFNELKMAYDYLLEQINVS
- a CDS encoding cyclase family protein — protein: MDNSLGNWVFLSHVWGESCPPYGEGKRIQLTRIRNMELGDSCNSYEFTASNHIGTHYDFPNHFDHFGKIVTDYQPNSFIHNDIGFINLNLNFGDTLDVEKIKGNINFISNNITLLLIRTGISRFRNNDIRYSTIGVPVSEGVAAFLRTRFPFLTTIALDFISISSFSNRQLGRKVHQEFLKNDNPILIIEDANFEPLCQKTPSIVVSLPLRIENGDGAPVTIIAKV